From one Dysidea avara chromosome 9, odDysAvar1.4, whole genome shotgun sequence genomic stretch:
- the LOC136267652 gene encoding glycerophosphocholine phosphodiesterase GPCPD1-like, whose amino-acid sequence MLLLPQLWMLRVPDYKCYSYGFEVCSDSNKEVVGRASVLPQQLRNLEGTLTLTLHDADLLPVGTISVDYIVVLPCDSLADWKINDQWRVSKLHQWVGHSMIIGHRGNGMTFCLNQPTDTIENTIASFEKATELGAIGVEFDVQLTKDLEPVIYHDLMISLNVAPDHYFDVLLKDLTYDQIKSFKIEKMRTQS is encoded by the exons ATGTTACTATTACCACAACTATGGATGTTAAGGGTACCAGACTACAAGTGTTAT AGTTATGGGTTTGAAGTCTGTAGTGACTCCAACAAGGAAGTCGTGGGTAGAGCAAGTGTCCTACCTCAACAATTGAGGAATTTGGAGGGAACTCTTACACTAACTTTACATGATGCTGACCTACTTCCTGTTGGGACTATATCAG TGGATTACATCGTGGTGCTGCCCTGTGATTCATTGGCTGACTGGAAAATCAATGACCAGTGGAGGGTGTCTAAACTACATCAGTGGGTGGGTCATTCTATGATTATAGGACATCGTGGTAATGGGATGACATTCTGTCttaatca GCCAACGGACACAATAGAGAACACGATAGCTTCTTTTGAGAAAGCCACTGAACTG GGAGCTATTGGTGTAGAGTTTGATGTTCAACTGACTAAGGACCTGGAACCAGTCATTTATCATGACTTAATGATCAGTCTAAATGTTGCTCCA GATCACTATTTTGATGTTCTGTTGAAAGATTTGACTTATGACCAGATTAAATCTTTTAAGATAGAAAAAATGAGAACGCAAAGCTAG